From the genome of Vicia villosa cultivar HV-30 ecotype Madison, WI unplaced genomic scaffold, Vvil1.0 ctg.000857F_1_1, whole genome shotgun sequence, one region includes:
- the LOC131631685 gene encoding uncharacterized protein LOC131631685 isoform X3: MAGAARSVEICRLCLSCCWTRQLCSKLFLQLSLWKLESLEGFSLLHFQFLHQPHDFLCKIITTLHKSSVQSSYSISCTGNHICLFLFLRQKGFSYSLIILRSSFSSIDAGANNPHSDLQNGNSVVLSIASLQLTSTDTASATSSANNSSIGSPQLVITADISNMMEQLQTFVTELRRENSNFIQMVLEYVKKYVEEYSELVVTDTNFMMDALKPETIKGLEETAKVMMSSGFEKDFSDVYIDCRRECLNECLMHRLFGLQKLSIEDIHNMPWNVLEAQIEKWIKTFNITLKILFPGERRICDRIFFGSSSAADFSFVEICRESTIQLLSFAQSVASGSHSPDRLFKMLEVLETLRDLIPEIESFFCDEYSVSLRNEANTTRKKLEEAIRDIFIQLEEFYRQEHRYLESLESNLNARSKFYDGSFSGDIFLMNNGTYIIPIAEDNELGSLLENDWIRQYAWKVLHYNGQQNMSTISPELTHEVNVKDSEAFPCQPRVRRRKTTQNMRTLVISPTQQFGSTYQILYKMLIHQDGFTWKLYGTKLDSRRHGSTLEEEIGFKYPRSMYRCYHMKQRACRAKKSIQQLGDNPNVFEIIYYHGHSCNTPLIRPASQSGTPAESINTIHGKASWSCRRWVSSYDGKRRMLSSFCH, encoded by the exons ATGGCTGGTGCAGCCAGAAGTGTGGAGATTTGTAGGCTTTGCCTCAGCTGTTGTTGGACTCGTCAGTTATGCTCTAAGCTCTTCCTTCAACTATCTCTTTGGAAGTTGGAATCTCTTGAAGGTTTTTCTTTACTGCATTTTCAGTTTCTTCATCAGCCTCatgattttctttgcaaaattattacaacactcCACAAGTCTTCGGTTCAAAGCTCATACAGCATTTCTTGTACTGGCAATCACATCTGCCTATTCCTTTTTCTTCGACAAAAAG GTTTCAGCTATTCCCTTATTATTCTCCGTTCTTCCTTTTCTTCAATAGATGCTGGAGCAAATAATCCGCActctgatctccaaaatggaaaTTCGGTGGTTCTTTCTATAGCTTCTCTACAACTCACCAGTACTGATACTGCTAGTGCTACTAGCAGTGCCAATAACAGTAGCATCGGTTCACCACAATTGGTGATCACCGCTGATATTAGTAATATGATGGAACAACTTCAGACATTTGTAACGGAGCTTCGGCGtgaaaattcaaatttcattcaaaTGGTGTTGGAGTATGTAAAAAAATATGTTGAGGAATACTCTGAATTGGTGGTAACCGATACTAACTTCATGATGGATGCGCTGAAGCCAGAAACCATCAAAGGCCTTGAGGAAACAGCAAAGGTTATGATGAGCTCTGGATTTGAGAAAGATTTTTCAGATGTCTACATCGATTGCCGTAGGGAATGCTTAAATGAGTGCCTAATGCATAGATTATTCGGGTTACAGAAGCTCAGCATCGAGGACATTCACAATATGCCATGGAACGTCCTCGAAGCCCAAATTGAGAAATGGATTAAAACTTTCAATATCACTCTGAAGATACTCTTTCCTGGCGAGCGACGAATCTGTGACCGCATTTTTTTTGGATCCTCATCGGCAGCTGATTTTTCCTTCGTGGAAATCTGCAGGGAATCCACCATTCAGTTGCTGAGTTTTGCTCAATCTGTCGCCTCTGGAAGCCATTCCCCAGACCGTTTGTTTAAAATGCTGGAGGTGTTGGAAACACTGCGTGACTTAATTCCAGAAATTGAATCGTTCTTTTGTGATGAATACAGTGTGTCTCTAAGGAATGAAGCAAACACCACACGGAAGAAATTGGAAGAAGCAATCAGAGACATTTTCATTCAATTGGAGGAATTTTACAGGCAAGAGCATAGGTATCTGGAGTCATTGGAGAGCAATTTAAATGCCAGATCCAAATTCTACGATGGCTCTTTTTCAGGGGATATTTTCTTGATGAACAATGGCACATACATAATCCCAATTGCAGAAGATAATGAATTAGGATCCCTTTTGGAGAATGATTGGATCCGACAATATGCTTGGAAAGTTTTGCACTACAATGGACAACAGAACATGAGCACTATCTCACCCGAATTAACCCATGAGGTGAATGTGAAAGATTCCGAAGCATTCCCCTGCCAACCGCGAGTAAG ACGCAGGAAAACAACTCAGAATATGAGAACATTAGTGATATCTCCTACACAACAGTTTGGAAGCACATATCAAATACTGTATAAAATGCTTATACATCAAGACGGGTTTACATGGAAATTATACGGAACAAAATTG GACTCAAGACGTCATGGGTCGACCCTGGAAGAGGAGATTGGCTTCAAATATCCTAG gAGTATGTACAGGTGTTACCACATGAAGCAACGTGCGTGTCGAGCCAAAAAGAGTATCCAACAACTTGGTGACAATCCAAACGTGTTTGAAATAATATACTATCATGGACATTCCTGCAACACTCCCTTAATAAGACCAGCATCACAATCAGGCACACCAG CCGAATCCATAAACACTATACATGGAAAAGCTAGCTGGTCCTGCCGACGGTGGGTATCATCCTATGATGGAAAGCGTCGTATGCTATCTTCTTTCTGTCATTAA
- the LOC131631685 gene encoding uncharacterized protein LOC131631685 isoform X2: MLLSLFWQTQWGFEKMTHMLTQIWRWLVQPEVWRFVGFASAVVGLVSYALSSSFNYLFGSWNLLKVFLYCIFSFFISLMIFFAKLLQHSTSLRFKAHTAFLVLAITSAYSFFFDKKVNGKPDLYSLISYAAFAIMSLSLSRQTHFGFEIDLLYFFLGCLIVLLMKIKLQLFFVGAGFSYSLIILRSSFSSIDAGANNPHSDLQNGNSVVLSIASLQLTSTDTASATSSANNSSIGSPQLVITADISNMMEQLQTFVTELRRENSNFIQMVLEYVKKYVEEYSELVVTDTNFMMDALKPETIKGLEETAKVMMSSGFEKDFSDVYIDCRRECLNECLMHRLFGLQKLSIEDIHNMPWNVLEAQIEKWIKTFNITLKILFPGERRICDRIFFGSSSAADFSFVEICRESTIQLLSFAQSVASGSHSPDRLFKMLEVLETLRDLIPEIESFFCDEYSVSLRNEANTTRKKLEEAIRDIFIQLEEFYRQEHRYLESLESNLNARSKFYDGSFSGDIFLMNNGTYIIPIAEDNELGSLLENDWIRQYAWKVLHYNGQQNMSTISPELTHEVNVKDSEAFPCQPRDSRRHGSTLEEEIGFKYPRSMYRCYHMKQRACRAKKSIQQLGDNPNVFEIIYYHGHSCNTPLIRPASQSGTPAESINTIHGKASWSCRRWVSSYDGKRRMLSSFCH; encoded by the exons ATGTTGTTGAGTTTGTTTTGGCAAACTCAGTGGGGATTCGAAAAGATGACGCATATGCTAACCCAAATTTGGAGATGGCTGGTGCAGCCAGAAGTGTGGAGATTTGTAGGCTTTGCCTCAGCTGTTGTTGGACTCGTCAGTTATGCTCTAAGCTCTTCCTTCAACTATCTCTTTGGAAGTTGGAATCTCTTGAAGGTTTTTCTTTACTGCATTTTCAGTTTCTTCATCAGCCTCatgattttctttgcaaaattattacaacactcCACAAGTCTTCGGTTCAAAGCTCATACAGCATTTCTTGTACTGGCAATCACATCTGCCTATTCCTTTTTCTTCGACAAAAAGGTGAATGGGAAACCAGATCTATATAGCCTCATTTCATATGCTGCCTTTGCTATCATGTCACTCAGCCTGTCAAGGCAAACTCATTTTGGATTCGAAATCGATCTTCTCTACTTCTTTCTTGGATGTCTAATTGTGCTACTCATGAAGATTAAATTACAGTTATTTTTTGTTGGAGCAGGTTTCAGCTATTCCCTTATTATTCTCCGTTCTTCCTTTTCTTCAATAGATGCTGGAGCAAATAATCCGCActctgatctccaaaatggaaaTTCGGTGGTTCTTTCTATAGCTTCTCTACAACTCACCAGTACTGATACTGCTAGTGCTACTAGCAGTGCCAATAACAGTAGCATCGGTTCACCACAATTGGTGATCACCGCTGATATTAGTAATATGATGGAACAACTTCAGACATTTGTAACGGAGCTTCGGCGtgaaaattcaaatttcattcaaaTGGTGTTGGAGTATGTAAAAAAATATGTTGAGGAATACTCTGAATTGGTGGTAACCGATACTAACTTCATGATGGATGCGCTGAAGCCAGAAACCATCAAAGGCCTTGAGGAAACAGCAAAGGTTATGATGAGCTCTGGATTTGAGAAAGATTTTTCAGATGTCTACATCGATTGCCGTAGGGAATGCTTAAATGAGTGCCTAATGCATAGATTATTCGGGTTACAGAAGCTCAGCATCGAGGACATTCACAATATGCCATGGAACGTCCTCGAAGCCCAAATTGAGAAATGGATTAAAACTTTCAATATCACTCTGAAGATACTCTTTCCTGGCGAGCGACGAATCTGTGACCGCATTTTTTTTGGATCCTCATCGGCAGCTGATTTTTCCTTCGTGGAAATCTGCAGGGAATCCACCATTCAGTTGCTGAGTTTTGCTCAATCTGTCGCCTCTGGAAGCCATTCCCCAGACCGTTTGTTTAAAATGCTGGAGGTGTTGGAAACACTGCGTGACTTAATTCCAGAAATTGAATCGTTCTTTTGTGATGAATACAGTGTGTCTCTAAGGAATGAAGCAAACACCACACGGAAGAAATTGGAAGAAGCAATCAGAGACATTTTCATTCAATTGGAGGAATTTTACAGGCAAGAGCATAGGTATCTGGAGTCATTGGAGAGCAATTTAAATGCCAGATCCAAATTCTACGATGGCTCTTTTTCAGGGGATATTTTCTTGATGAACAATGGCACATACATAATCCCAATTGCAGAAGATAATGAATTAGGATCCCTTTTGGAGAATGATTGGATCCGACAATATGCTTGGAAAGTTTTGCACTACAATGGACAACAGAACATGAGCACTATCTCACCCGAATTAACCCATGAGGTGAATGTGAAAGATTCCGAAGCATTCCCCTGCCAACCGCGA GACTCAAGACGTCATGGGTCGACCCTGGAAGAGGAGATTGGCTTCAAATATCCTAG gAGTATGTACAGGTGTTACCACATGAAGCAACGTGCGTGTCGAGCCAAAAAGAGTATCCAACAACTTGGTGACAATCCAAACGTGTTTGAAATAATATACTATCATGGACATTCCTGCAACACTCCCTTAATAAGACCAGCATCACAATCAGGCACACCAG CCGAATCCATAAACACTATACATGGAAAAGCTAGCTGGTCCTGCCGACGGTGGGTATCATCCTATGATGGAAAGCGTCGTATGCTATCTTCTTTCTGTCATTAA
- the LOC131631685 gene encoding uncharacterized protein LOC131631685 isoform X1: MLLSLFWQTQWGFEKMTHMLTQIWRWLVQPEVWRFVGFASAVVGLVSYALSSSFNYLFGSWNLLKVFLYCIFSFFISLMIFFAKLLQHSTSLRFKAHTAFLVLAITSAYSFFFDKKVNGKPDLYSLISYAAFAIMSLSLSRQTHFGFEIDLLYFFLGCLIVLLMKIKLQLFFVGAGFSYSLIILRSSFSSIDAGANNPHSDLQNGNSVVLSIASLQLTSTDTASATSSANNSSIGSPQLVITADISNMMEQLQTFVTELRRENSNFIQMVLEYVKKYVEEYSELVVTDTNFMMDALKPETIKGLEETAKVMMSSGFEKDFSDVYIDCRRECLNECLMHRLFGLQKLSIEDIHNMPWNVLEAQIEKWIKTFNITLKILFPGERRICDRIFFGSSSAADFSFVEICRESTIQLLSFAQSVASGSHSPDRLFKMLEVLETLRDLIPEIESFFCDEYSVSLRNEANTTRKKLEEAIRDIFIQLEEFYRQEHRYLESLESNLNARSKFYDGSFSGDIFLMNNGTYIIPIAEDNELGSLLENDWIRQYAWKVLHYNGQQNMSTISPELTHEVNVKDSEAFPCQPRVRRRKTTQNMRTLVISPTQQFGSTYQILYKMLIHQDGFTWKLYGTKLDSRRHGSTLEEEIGFKYPRSMYRCYHMKQRACRAKKSIQQLGDNPNVFEIIYYHGHSCNTPLIRPASQSGTPAESINTIHGKASWSCRRWVSSYDGKRRMLSSFCH, from the exons ATGTTGTTGAGTTTGTTTTGGCAAACTCAGTGGGGATTCGAAAAGATGACGCATATGCTAACCCAAATTTGGAGATGGCTGGTGCAGCCAGAAGTGTGGAGATTTGTAGGCTTTGCCTCAGCTGTTGTTGGACTCGTCAGTTATGCTCTAAGCTCTTCCTTCAACTATCTCTTTGGAAGTTGGAATCTCTTGAAGGTTTTTCTTTACTGCATTTTCAGTTTCTTCATCAGCCTCatgattttctttgcaaaattattacaacactcCACAAGTCTTCGGTTCAAAGCTCATACAGCATTTCTTGTACTGGCAATCACATCTGCCTATTCCTTTTTCTTCGACAAAAAGGTGAATGGGAAACCAGATCTATATAGCCTCATTTCATATGCTGCCTTTGCTATCATGTCACTCAGCCTGTCAAGGCAAACTCATTTTGGATTCGAAATCGATCTTCTCTACTTCTTTCTTGGATGTCTAATTGTGCTACTCATGAAGATTAAATTACAGTTATTTTTTGTTGGAGCAGGTTTCAGCTATTCCCTTATTATTCTCCGTTCTTCCTTTTCTTCAATAGATGCTGGAGCAAATAATCCGCActctgatctccaaaatggaaaTTCGGTGGTTCTTTCTATAGCTTCTCTACAACTCACCAGTACTGATACTGCTAGTGCTACTAGCAGTGCCAATAACAGTAGCATCGGTTCACCACAATTGGTGATCACCGCTGATATTAGTAATATGATGGAACAACTTCAGACATTTGTAACGGAGCTTCGGCGtgaaaattcaaatttcattcaaaTGGTGTTGGAGTATGTAAAAAAATATGTTGAGGAATACTCTGAATTGGTGGTAACCGATACTAACTTCATGATGGATGCGCTGAAGCCAGAAACCATCAAAGGCCTTGAGGAAACAGCAAAGGTTATGATGAGCTCTGGATTTGAGAAAGATTTTTCAGATGTCTACATCGATTGCCGTAGGGAATGCTTAAATGAGTGCCTAATGCATAGATTATTCGGGTTACAGAAGCTCAGCATCGAGGACATTCACAATATGCCATGGAACGTCCTCGAAGCCCAAATTGAGAAATGGATTAAAACTTTCAATATCACTCTGAAGATACTCTTTCCTGGCGAGCGACGAATCTGTGACCGCATTTTTTTTGGATCCTCATCGGCAGCTGATTTTTCCTTCGTGGAAATCTGCAGGGAATCCACCATTCAGTTGCTGAGTTTTGCTCAATCTGTCGCCTCTGGAAGCCATTCCCCAGACCGTTTGTTTAAAATGCTGGAGGTGTTGGAAACACTGCGTGACTTAATTCCAGAAATTGAATCGTTCTTTTGTGATGAATACAGTGTGTCTCTAAGGAATGAAGCAAACACCACACGGAAGAAATTGGAAGAAGCAATCAGAGACATTTTCATTCAATTGGAGGAATTTTACAGGCAAGAGCATAGGTATCTGGAGTCATTGGAGAGCAATTTAAATGCCAGATCCAAATTCTACGATGGCTCTTTTTCAGGGGATATTTTCTTGATGAACAATGGCACATACATAATCCCAATTGCAGAAGATAATGAATTAGGATCCCTTTTGGAGAATGATTGGATCCGACAATATGCTTGGAAAGTTTTGCACTACAATGGACAACAGAACATGAGCACTATCTCACCCGAATTAACCCATGAGGTGAATGTGAAAGATTCCGAAGCATTCCCCTGCCAACCGCGAGTAAG ACGCAGGAAAACAACTCAGAATATGAGAACATTAGTGATATCTCCTACACAACAGTTTGGAAGCACATATCAAATACTGTATAAAATGCTTATACATCAAGACGGGTTTACATGGAAATTATACGGAACAAAATTG GACTCAAGACGTCATGGGTCGACCCTGGAAGAGGAGATTGGCTTCAAATATCCTAG gAGTATGTACAGGTGTTACCACATGAAGCAACGTGCGTGTCGAGCCAAAAAGAGTATCCAACAACTTGGTGACAATCCAAACGTGTTTGAAATAATATACTATCATGGACATTCCTGCAACACTCCCTTAATAAGACCAGCATCACAATCAGGCACACCAG CCGAATCCATAAACACTATACATGGAAAAGCTAGCTGGTCCTGCCGACGGTGGGTATCATCCTATGATGGAAAGCGTCGTATGCTATCTTCTTTCTGTCATTAA
- the LOC131631685 gene encoding uncharacterized protein LOC131631685 isoform X4, producing MLLSLFWQTQWGFEKMTHMLTQIWRWLVQPEVWRFVGFASAVVGLVSYALSSSFNYLFGSWNLLKVFLYCIFSFFISLMIFFAKLLQHSTSLRFKAHTAFLVLAITSAYSFFFDKKVNGKPDLYSLISYAAFAIMSLSLSRQTHFGFEIDLLYFFLGCLIVLLMKIKLQLFFVGAGFSYSLIILRSSFSSIDAGANNPHSDLQNGNSVVLSIASLQLTSTDTASATSSANNSSIGSPQLVITADISNMMEQLQTFVTELRRENSNFIQMVLEYVKKYVEEYSELVVTDTNFMMDALKPETIKGLEETAKVMMSSGFEKDFSDVYIDCRRECLNECLMHRLFGLQKLSIEDIHNMPWNVLEAQIEKWIKTFNITLKILFPGERRICDRIFFGSSSAADFSFVEICRESTIQLLSFAQSVASGSHSPDRLFKMLEVLETLRDLIPEIESFFCDEYSVSLRNEANTTRKKLEEAIRDIFIQLEEFYRQEHRYLESLESNLNARSKFYDGSFSGDIFLMNNGTYIIPIAEDNELGSLLENDWIRQYAWKVLHYNGQQNMSTISPELTHEVNVKDSEAFPCQPRVRTQDVMGRPWKRRLASNILGVCTGVTT from the exons ATGTTGTTGAGTTTGTTTTGGCAAACTCAGTGGGGATTCGAAAAGATGACGCATATGCTAACCCAAATTTGGAGATGGCTGGTGCAGCCAGAAGTGTGGAGATTTGTAGGCTTTGCCTCAGCTGTTGTTGGACTCGTCAGTTATGCTCTAAGCTCTTCCTTCAACTATCTCTTTGGAAGTTGGAATCTCTTGAAGGTTTTTCTTTACTGCATTTTCAGTTTCTTCATCAGCCTCatgattttctttgcaaaattattacaacactcCACAAGTCTTCGGTTCAAAGCTCATACAGCATTTCTTGTACTGGCAATCACATCTGCCTATTCCTTTTTCTTCGACAAAAAGGTGAATGGGAAACCAGATCTATATAGCCTCATTTCATATGCTGCCTTTGCTATCATGTCACTCAGCCTGTCAAGGCAAACTCATTTTGGATTCGAAATCGATCTTCTCTACTTCTTTCTTGGATGTCTAATTGTGCTACTCATGAAGATTAAATTACAGTTATTTTTTGTTGGAGCAGGTTTCAGCTATTCCCTTATTATTCTCCGTTCTTCCTTTTCTTCAATAGATGCTGGAGCAAATAATCCGCActctgatctccaaaatggaaaTTCGGTGGTTCTTTCTATAGCTTCTCTACAACTCACCAGTACTGATACTGCTAGTGCTACTAGCAGTGCCAATAACAGTAGCATCGGTTCACCACAATTGGTGATCACCGCTGATATTAGTAATATGATGGAACAACTTCAGACATTTGTAACGGAGCTTCGGCGtgaaaattcaaatttcattcaaaTGGTGTTGGAGTATGTAAAAAAATATGTTGAGGAATACTCTGAATTGGTGGTAACCGATACTAACTTCATGATGGATGCGCTGAAGCCAGAAACCATCAAAGGCCTTGAGGAAACAGCAAAGGTTATGATGAGCTCTGGATTTGAGAAAGATTTTTCAGATGTCTACATCGATTGCCGTAGGGAATGCTTAAATGAGTGCCTAATGCATAGATTATTCGGGTTACAGAAGCTCAGCATCGAGGACATTCACAATATGCCATGGAACGTCCTCGAAGCCCAAATTGAGAAATGGATTAAAACTTTCAATATCACTCTGAAGATACTCTTTCCTGGCGAGCGACGAATCTGTGACCGCATTTTTTTTGGATCCTCATCGGCAGCTGATTTTTCCTTCGTGGAAATCTGCAGGGAATCCACCATTCAGTTGCTGAGTTTTGCTCAATCTGTCGCCTCTGGAAGCCATTCCCCAGACCGTTTGTTTAAAATGCTGGAGGTGTTGGAAACACTGCGTGACTTAATTCCAGAAATTGAATCGTTCTTTTGTGATGAATACAGTGTGTCTCTAAGGAATGAAGCAAACACCACACGGAAGAAATTGGAAGAAGCAATCAGAGACATTTTCATTCAATTGGAGGAATTTTACAGGCAAGAGCATAGGTATCTGGAGTCATTGGAGAGCAATTTAAATGCCAGATCCAAATTCTACGATGGCTCTTTTTCAGGGGATATTTTCTTGATGAACAATGGCACATACATAATCCCAATTGCAGAAGATAATGAATTAGGATCCCTTTTGGAGAATGATTGGATCCGACAATATGCTTGGAAAGTTTTGCACTACAATGGACAACAGAACATGAGCACTATCTCACCCGAATTAACCCATGAGGTGAATGTGAAAGATTCCGAAGCATTCCCCTGCCAACCGCGAGTAAG GACTCAAGACGTCATGGGTCGACCCTGGAAGAGGAGATTGGCTTCAAATATCCTAG gAGTATGTACAGGTGTTACCACATGA
- the LOC131631685 gene encoding uncharacterized protein LOC131631685 isoform X5, which translates to MLLSLFWQTQWGFEKMTHMLTQIWRWLVQPEVWRFVGFASAVVGLVSYALSSSFNYLFGSWNLLKVFLYCIFSFFISLMIFFAKLLQHSTSLRFKAHTAFLVLAITSAYSFFFDKKVNGKPDLYSLISYAAFAIMSLSLSRQTHFGFEIDLLYFFLGCLIVLLMKIKLQLFFVGAGFSYSLIILRSSFSSIDAGANNPHSDLQNGNSVVLSIASLQLTSTDTASATSSANNSSIGSPQLVITADISNMMEQLQTFVTELRRENSNFIQMVLEYVKKYVEEYSELVVTDTNFMMDALKPETIKGLEETAKVMMSSGFEKDFSDVYIDCRRECLNECLMHRLFGLQKLSIEDIHNMPWNVLEAQIEKWIKTFNITLKILFPGERRICDRIFFGSSSAADFSFVEICRESTIQLLSFAQSVASGSHSPDRLFKMLEVLETLRDLIPEIESFFCDEYSVSLRNEANTTRKKLEEAIRDIFIQLEEFYRQEHRYLESLESNLNARSKFYDGSFSGDIFLMNNGTYIIPIAEDNELGSLLENDWIRQYAWKVLHYNGQQNMSTISPELTHEVNVKDSEAFPCQPRVSREQKTCSSGLEKDV; encoded by the exons ATGTTGTTGAGTTTGTTTTGGCAAACTCAGTGGGGATTCGAAAAGATGACGCATATGCTAACCCAAATTTGGAGATGGCTGGTGCAGCCAGAAGTGTGGAGATTTGTAGGCTTTGCCTCAGCTGTTGTTGGACTCGTCAGTTATGCTCTAAGCTCTTCCTTCAACTATCTCTTTGGAAGTTGGAATCTCTTGAAGGTTTTTCTTTACTGCATTTTCAGTTTCTTCATCAGCCTCatgattttctttgcaaaattattacaacactcCACAAGTCTTCGGTTCAAAGCTCATACAGCATTTCTTGTACTGGCAATCACATCTGCCTATTCCTTTTTCTTCGACAAAAAGGTGAATGGGAAACCAGATCTATATAGCCTCATTTCATATGCTGCCTTTGCTATCATGTCACTCAGCCTGTCAAGGCAAACTCATTTTGGATTCGAAATCGATCTTCTCTACTTCTTTCTTGGATGTCTAATTGTGCTACTCATGAAGATTAAATTACAGTTATTTTTTGTTGGAGCAGGTTTCAGCTATTCCCTTATTATTCTCCGTTCTTCCTTTTCTTCAATAGATGCTGGAGCAAATAATCCGCActctgatctccaaaatggaaaTTCGGTGGTTCTTTCTATAGCTTCTCTACAACTCACCAGTACTGATACTGCTAGTGCTACTAGCAGTGCCAATAACAGTAGCATCGGTTCACCACAATTGGTGATCACCGCTGATATTAGTAATATGATGGAACAACTTCAGACATTTGTAACGGAGCTTCGGCGtgaaaattcaaatttcattcaaaTGGTGTTGGAGTATGTAAAAAAATATGTTGAGGAATACTCTGAATTGGTGGTAACCGATACTAACTTCATGATGGATGCGCTGAAGCCAGAAACCATCAAAGGCCTTGAGGAAACAGCAAAGGTTATGATGAGCTCTGGATTTGAGAAAGATTTTTCAGATGTCTACATCGATTGCCGTAGGGAATGCTTAAATGAGTGCCTAATGCATAGATTATTCGGGTTACAGAAGCTCAGCATCGAGGACATTCACAATATGCCATGGAACGTCCTCGAAGCCCAAATTGAGAAATGGATTAAAACTTTCAATATCACTCTGAAGATACTCTTTCCTGGCGAGCGACGAATCTGTGACCGCATTTTTTTTGGATCCTCATCGGCAGCTGATTTTTCCTTCGTGGAAATCTGCAGGGAATCCACCATTCAGTTGCTGAGTTTTGCTCAATCTGTCGCCTCTGGAAGCCATTCCCCAGACCGTTTGTTTAAAATGCTGGAGGTGTTGGAAACACTGCGTGACTTAATTCCAGAAATTGAATCGTTCTTTTGTGATGAATACAGTGTGTCTCTAAGGAATGAAGCAAACACCACACGGAAGAAATTGGAAGAAGCAATCAGAGACATTTTCATTCAATTGGAGGAATTTTACAGGCAAGAGCATAGGTATCTGGAGTCATTGGAGAGCAATTTAAATGCCAGATCCAAATTCTACGATGGCTCTTTTTCAGGGGATATTTTCTTGATGAACAATGGCACATACATAATCCCAATTGCAGAAGATAATGAATTAGGATCCCTTTTGGAGAATGATTGGATCCGACAATATGCTTGGAAAGTTTTGCACTACAATGGACAACAGAACATGAGCACTATCTCACCCGAATTAACCCATGAGGTGAATGTGAAAGATTCCGAAGCATTCCCCTGCCAACCGCGAGTAAG TCGAGAACAGAAAACTTGTTCAAGTGGCTTGGAAAAAGATGTGTAA
- the LOC131631689 gene encoding uncharacterized protein LOC131631689 yields MPIRISNRLIKKKLWRILGFFSSIVGLISYAFSSSFNHLFGEWNSFKIVVYTVVSFIISSMMLFLKRLKLSRRFLMKAHLGVLVLLLTSLYSFVSDNKDLNGKPDLLSLISCAAFALMSFCLSRHIDLGFESDLLNFFLGIFTLQLMKINLMLSIVAAIFCYSLMVLRSNWDSRREIRNLRVEHGSDLRDVPIDVDVLDNSSQQNQNQSSRRRFNHDDGYNWKKYEDKLGKGNENQRSYYKCAWPNCGVKKKVERTIDGDIIKTLYKGTHNHCWPTAIRKRNSSSEYLYSLLPSDTRPIDLRDQSFHREDVDFDAEHESSSLSI; encoded by the coding sequence ATGCCTATAAGAATATCCAATAGACTAATAAAGAAAAAGTTATGGCGAATATTAGGTTTTTTTTCAAGTATCGTTGGACTGATTTCTTATGCATTCAGCTCTTCTTTCAATCATCTTTTTGGAGAATGGAACTCCTTCAAAATCGTTGTTTACACGGTGGTAAGTTTCATTATCAGTAGCATGATGTTATTTTTGAAAAGATTGAAACTTTCAAGGAGGTTCTTGATGAAAGCTCATTTGGGTGTTCTTGTTTTGTTGCTAACATCTTTGTACTCTTTTGTATCTGATAATAAAGATTTGAATGGGAAACCAGACCTGTTGAGTCTGATTTCGTGTGCAGCCTTTGCTTTAATGTCTTTTTGCTTATCAAGGCATATTGATCTTGGCTTTGAATCTGATCTCCTCAATTTCTTCCTTGGGATTTTTACTCTTCAATTGATGAAAATCAATTTGATGCTATCGATTGTGGCTGCAATCTTCTGTTATTCTCTTATGGTTCTCCGTTCTAATTGGGATTCTCGCCGCGAAATTAGAAATTTGAGAGTGGAACATGGTAGCGATCTTCGTGATGTACCCATAGACGTCGATGTTTTAGATAATAGTAGCCAACAGAACCAGAACCAGTCTTCAAGAAGAAGGTTCAATCATGATGATGGGTATAATTGGAAAaaatatgaagataaattaggaaaagGAAATGAAAACCAGAGAAGCTATTATAAATGTGCTTGGCCTAATTGTGGTGTGAAGAAAAAAGTCGAGAGAACAATCGATGGAGATATAATTAAGACACTATACAAAGGTACGCATAATCATTGCTGGCCTACTGCTATAAGGAAGAGGAACTCGTCATCGGAATATCTTTATTCACTTTTGCCTTCAGATACTCGCCCCATTGACTTGCGAGATCAATCATTTCACAGAGAAGATGTGGATTTTGATGCAGAACATGAAAGCTCATCACTGTCTATATGA